Below is a genomic region from Kribbella qitaiheensis.
CGACGCTGGCACTCGATCAGGGCATGGCGACGCTCCGCGGCCGGGTCGGCGCGATCGGCACGATGGTCCCGTTCCGACCGTTCACCGAAGCCCTGCTGTCGTTGATCCGGCGCGGTGAGATGCCCGATCCGGAGCGGCTCGGGCTTTATCGCCGGGTGCTCGGCCGGCTCGTTCCCGATTGGGGCGACGGCGATGTGCCCGAGGGCGGGATCTCCGCCGTCGTCCTGGGTGAGGCGATCCTGCGGCTGCTCCAGCTGGTCGGCCGGGACCGCGGCTGCCTGCTCGTGCTCGAGGACCTGCACGGCTCCGACCCGGAGACCCTGGCCGTGATCGAGTACCTGCTCGACAATCTCCAGGACCAGCCGATCGCCGTCGTCGCCACCCTCCGTCCGGACCGTACGCCGGCCGCCGAACTCGCCCAGCTCGCGGCTCAGCGCGGGACCGCGGCGCTGGTCGAACTGCGCCCACTCGACCGCGAGAACGTCAGAGAGCTGGCGGCCGGTTGCCTGGAGGTCCCGTCGACAGGAGTTCCCGATCGGCTCGCCGAGCGGCTGTGGACCGACAGCGCCGGCGTCCCTTTCATCGTCGAGGAACTGCTGCAGGAGGCCAGCCGGTCCGGACAGCTGGTCTCGGCGACCGATGGCACGGTCCAGGTCGTCGACGACTTCCGGATGACCGTGCCGGCCGCGGTGGTCCGCAGCATCAGCAGCCGGACCGACCAGCTCGGACCACAGTCGCGGGAGATCCTGGTGCTGGCGGCCGTGATCGGCCATCGCTTTCCGCTCAGCGTGGTCAGGCATGCCAGCGGCGTCGACGAGCGGCAACTCCTCGCGACCCTGCGGGCCGGACTCGCGGCGCAGCTGGTCGGTCCGGACGAGCCGGTGCCGGACTGGTACGCGTTCCGGCATCCGCTGACGGCCGAGGCGTTGCTGGCCGGCCTGAACCCGACCGAGCGGGCCGGCCTGGCCCGGCGCTGCGCCGATGCGATCGAAGAGCTGCACGCCGGCCTTCCGGGCGAATGGTGCCCGATGGTCGCCGAGCTCGCCCGGGTCGGCGGCGACGTGGCCCGCGCCGGCCGGCTGTTCGCACTGACCGGCCGACGGTCCTTCGACGAGGGCTCGATGGCCTCCGCGGTGAACCTGCTGGACCGCGCCAACACCCTGCTCGCCGAAGATCCCGACATCGCCTACCGTGCCGAAGTACTCGGATCATTGCTGCTCGCCTTGGGCGAGACCGGTCAGTTCGAGCACCCCGCTGTCACGGCGGCCGCGATCGAGGACCTGGCCAACCGCAATCTCGACAGCCGCAAGGTGGCGGCTCTGCACGTCCGGCTGGCGGGAGTCGAGCACTTCGCCGGCCGCTGGTCGTCGGCGTCCACCCATGTCGCCGTCGCGCGGTCCCTGCTCGGGCCGGACGCGGACGACTCCGACCTCGCACCGCTCGACGCGATGGCAGCGGCCCTCGAACTGGCCAAGACGAGCCCGGGACGGTTGAAGTCGGCGGCCCAGCTCGCCACCCGGGCGGCCGAGGCGGCCGAACGGGCCAAGCTCCCGGCGGTCGCCGTCGAGGCCTGGCAGCTGCTCGGCATCCTGTCCCGCGAGCACGATCTCGACCAGTCGATCGGCTACTTCCGGCGGGCCCGGCAGGTGGCGGCCGAGCACAACATGGCCGTCCAGCAGAACCTTTCGCACATCTTCCAGGCCGGCACGATGTGCCTGGCCGACGGCGACGTGACGGAGCTCGAACACGCCCGCCAGCAGGCGCTGCGGATCGGCGCGATTCCGAGCGCCTACGAGGTCGACGGCGCACTCGGCCAGCAGGCGATCCTGCGGTCGGAGTACGAGAAGGCAGCCGAGATGATCGAGGCCTGTCTGACCGTGACCAAGCGGCTGAAGCTCACCCGCGGCGCGCCGTACGTGCTGGTCACCAAGGCCGTCCTGGCCGGCCATCAGGGCCGCCGGACCGAGATGGAGGCGATCCTCTCGGAGCTGGCGACCTGGGGCGAGCGCGCCTCGCACGAACTGCCGCTGTCCTACGGACTCGCGCGGACCTTCTGCGCCCTGCTCGAGGAGAACCGCGAGCTGGCCGAGTCCGACATGGCCCAGGCCCTCGCGTACGACGCGCAGAACCCGACCACCTTCCACATGGCCGGGAAGAACGGACTGGGGCTCCTGCTGGGTGTGCTGGCCGGGCGCAACGGCTGGCCGCATTTCGAGGCCGTCTCGGCGACGGCGGGCAGCCGGATGCGATGGAACCGGCAGTTCGTTCAATGGGCACATGCGGTGCTGCTGGGCCGGGACGGACGCCCGGAGGAGGCCGACGCGAAGGCGGCCGAGGCGATGGAGACGTCCTCGCTCTATCCGATGGCGCGGCATCTCGGGCTGCGGATGGTGGCCGAGCCGGCCCATGCCGATGGGTGGGGTGAGCCGGTCGCGTGGTTGCGGCAGGCCGAGGACTACTTCCACATCGCGAACGTCCAGCCGGTGGCGAGCGCGTGCCGGAGTTTGATGCGGCAGTTGGGGGCGACGGTCTCGCAGCGCCGTACCGGGACCGACCAGGTGCCGGCGAATCTGCGCCAACTGGGGATCACCACCCGGGAGTACGAGGTCTGCCGGTTGCTGGTCGACCGGATCGGGAACAAGTCGATCGCGTCGAGGCTGCACATCTCGCCGCGGACCGTGGAGAAGCACGTCGCGAGCCTGATGACCAAGACTCAGCAGCCCGACCGTGAGGCACTGAGCAGCTTTGCCCGCACAGTGCTGCAAGACTGACCTCAGGGCGTTGTAGGACTGATCCCTGAGCGGGTGCGTGTGCTGGGCAGCACGGCGCCCGGACAGTGATAGTTGTCAACTCACGGATTTCCAGAACGCACCGCCCGCGCCTGGGAGTGGTTTAATTTATGAACGCTCGCTTTATATATAAGATGGGCGAGTGGCAGGCAAGGGGTCGGACATGGGCAAGGGAACGGTCGGCGGCGGCGGTACGACGATGCTGCGGCGGATCAACGTCGCTGCTGTGCTGGACGCGGTCCGCCGCTCGGCACCGGCCCCGCTGCGAGTCGCCGAACTGGTGGAACGGACCGGTCTGGCCAGACCGACCGTCGCACAGGCGGTCGACGAGTTGCTGGACAACGGCTGGCTGCAGCAGCACGGGCCGGATTCGGCGGACCGTTCGCTCGGCCGGCCGGCCATCCGGGTGTCGCTGCGCGGCCGCGCAGCGCCGGTGCTCGGCCTGGACGTCGGTCCGCACCGCGTCACCGTGGGCGTCTCCGACCTGGCCGGTCGCAAGCTTTCGCTCGTCCGCCGGTCCGGCCCCGGGTGGACCGCCCAGGAGCTGCTCGGCGTCATCAGCGAGGTGATCACCGAGGCACTGGCCGAGGCGGAGGTGCCGGCCGAGGACATCGCGGCCGCGGTCGCCGCCAGCCCCGGCATCGTGGACGAGCACACCGGCCGCGTCCAGCTGGTGCCGAGTGTGCCCGGCTGGTCCGCGGTCGACCTGACCAAGCATGTCCGTAGCCTGCTCGACTGCCCGGTCATGCTGGACAACGACGCCAACCTGGCCGCACTGGCCATCGCCGCGGCCCGGGGTGGCACCGGGACCCTGCTGGCGATCCAGTGGGGTGAGCGGCTCGGTGCCGGCATCGTGATCGACGGCCGGCTGCACCGCGGCACGGGTGCCGCCGGTGAGATCGGCTTCATCGCCACCGCGCCGGACGACGTGATCAATCCCGAGGACAGCCGCGGACCGCTGGAACGTGCGGTCGGCTCCGAGGCGATCGCCGAGCTCGGACGGCAGGCGGCGCTGGCCAACCCGGACTCGCGACTGGCGGAGCTCGGTCGCGACCAGCTGGACACTGCCGATGTGTTCGCCGCGGCTGCCGAGCGCGACCCGGTCGCCCAGGCCGTCGTGCAGCAGGTCGCGCGGGACTTCGCGAGGGCACTTGCCCCCGCAGTACTGGTTCTCGACCCGACGGCCGTGGTGATCGGTGGCGGTGTGGCCCGGGCGGGCGCCGTGCTGCTCGACGCCATCTCCGACCAGCTCCGGTTGCTGACGCTGAACCACCCGAAGCTGGAGCTGTCCGCTCTTGCCGAGGACGCGGTCGTCACCGGTGCGATGCGGATGGCGCTGGACGAGGTCTGGCAGCGCAAGCTTCCGACACCGGCGCTGACTACTCCTGCTTAGTCGCTCAGCGCCCTAGTCGCTCAGGGCGTTGGCGATGGCGTCGGGGCGGTCCAGGTGGACCAGGTGCGCCGAGTCGCTGAGCACTTCGATGCCGATTGTGTTGAGCTTCGCGGCCAGCTTGCGTTGACCGGCCAGCCAGCTCTTCGCGGTGAAGCGGGAGCTGCCGCCGGTGGCTACCAGGACGACCGTCGGCGGCAGGTTCGACGGCAGGCTCTGGAGCAGCGCCTCCACCTCTGCGGCCAGCGTCCAGCTGTTCGCCAGGTCGTCCCAGAACAACAGCCAGGAGTTCGCCGCGCCGTACCGGGCCCTGGCGGTTGCCTTGGACAACAGATCGCGGTTGGTCGCACTGCCGACCCAGACCAGTAGCCGGCGCAGGCTGGGTCCGATCAGCCGCGGCAGGCCGGTCCGGCCGACGGAGGTCAGGAACGAGCGGATCATCCGGTCGGCCGGGGTGCCCGGATAGAGCCAGCTCCAGCCCGTCTCCGAGGTGAGGCTGGTGTCGATCAGGACGAGGCGCTCGATCTCGCCGGGATGGGTCAGGGCCCAGCGCAGTACTGCGAGGCCGCCGATCGAGTGGCCGGCCAGGCGGACCGGAGTACCGGCTTTGGTTGCCGCTCGCAATTCGTCCACCGACGAGGCGACCGGGGTCTGCCACGGGTCGAGCACCCGGATGTCGCGTCCGGGCAGCAGGCCGAGGACCCGGTCGAACTCCTCGGGAGTCTCGGCCAGGCCGGGCAGCACGATCCACGGTGTACTCATTTGATGAAAGCCTGCCTCAAGCCTGGTAACAGCGTCGCCATCAACAGACAGACCAGCAGGACGGAAACCCGCTGCAGGATGCCCGGCGGATGCAGATCGTTGCCGGTCAGCACCTCCACGCCGGTCTCGATCCCGAGCCAGGCCTGGGTCACCGCGACCCCGCCCGCCAGCACCGCGATCGCCTTGGCCGGCACGCCGCCCCAGCCCAGCCGGCGCAGTACGAGGACCGCGAAGATGCCCATGGCAACACTCCCGACGCCGGCCAGTGTCGAGGTCGTCTCGTGCAGGATCAGCGCCGCGCCGGTCTGGCCGTTCGCCTCGGCATCGCGGCACGCCTGGCTCAGGGACGGCGCGCAGTCCATCGGGAATACCGCGTCGGACATCGTCCCGACGCCGAACACAGCCGCGCTGACCAGCAGCCCGCCCACATCGCGGTGTATCCGGATCGCTGGACGGCCGAGGATCGCGGCGAGCACCAGCAACACCCCCGAGCCGAGATCCATTGCTCGCGCATACGGACCGGTCGATTGGTCCTTCGCGCCGAGCTCACTGAGGAACGAGTAGTGGATATTCAGCGGGAATCCGGCCGCTACCTCCAGCAGCAGGCTGCAGTAGAGCACTCCGGCGCCGACCATCACGTCGCGCATCAACCGGTACTGGAGCCGGGCGGGGACGGCCATCATGCGGGCCAGAGTCGCATATCGGTTCAAGTCCGCTCCTGGCAGGTGGGATGATCAGTCAGGTGTCATCGGAACAGGTGATCCCCAAGTGGCAGCAGCGGGCCGCGGTGTGGATCGGTCGCGCAGTCTTGTTCGCCGCCGTCTGCTCGTTCATCGCCGTCCCGGTGCACTTGTTCGCGCCGGAGTTCGTCAAGGACGCGGAGGACGTGATCGAGTTCTTCGGCATCCCGGCCGGCCACACCTTCCTGTCCGGGGTGTACCTGACCGTTGTCGGCAGCGCGCTGCTGCGCGGCAAGCGGGCGGCGCTGCTCTGGGTGCTGTTCGTCTTCGAAGGGCTGTGGCTGCTCGGGCAGATCGTCACGGTGGGCTTCCTCAGCGTGCTGATCAGCAACCCGAACGACCCGGACTTCAAGAAGCCGGGCTTCGCCGACCTCGGCGTCTCGGACCTCGAGTGGAGCATCGCCAGCCTGATCGTCACGCTGGGCATGATCTGGCTGCTCTGGCGGATCCGCGGCGCTTTCCCGGCCCGCCTCGCGCCCGGCACGCGGCGGCTCGCGATCTTCGTCCTGATCACCGGTCTGGCGATCTCGGCAGCGGCCAGCATCACGCTGACCCAGGTGTTCCCGCATACGCTGCACGGGCAGCGGCAGAAGGTCGGCTGGGCCATCTTCGCGGCGCTCGGGCAGAGCAAGACCAGGATGGGCGGTGACCACTCGGGCCACAACTGGGTCGGGCTGTCGGTCGGCTTCCTGTCCGCCCTGTCCCTGGTGATCGCCTTCGCGATCTTCCTGCGCTCGGTCCGCCGGGTCCGCTACCTCAGCCAGACCGAGGAGTTGCAGCTCCGCCGGCTACTCCTCCAGTACGGCGAACGCGACTCGCTCGGCTACTTCGCCACCCGGCGCGACAAGGCCGTCGTCTTCTCCCCCGACAACAACGCGGCGATCGCGTACCGGGTGGTCAACGGAGTCAGCCTCGCCAGCGGCGACCCACTCGGTGATCCCTTGGCCTGGCCCGCCGCGATCCAGCGCTGGCTCGCCGAAGCCCGGACCTACGGTTGGTCCCCAGCGGTCGTGTCCGCGAGCGAGGAAGCTGCCCACGCGTACGTCGACGCGGGTCTGCGCGCGCTGGCGATGGGCGACGAGGCGATCATCGACGTCGCCGACTTCAGCCTCGAGGGCCGCACGATGCGGCCGGTCCGGCAGGCCGTCACGCGGGCCCAGCGCGCCGGGTACCACGCGGAGGTACGTAGGCACGACGATCTGTCTCCGGCCGCCCTGCAGGAGTACGTGAAGCTCGCCGAGAAGTGGCGTGGCGCCCAGACCGAGCGCGGCTTCTCGATGGCCCTCGGCCGGCTCGGCGATCCGGCCGACGCGCGCTGCGTGATGGTGATCGCGCGCGACGCGGACGGCGCAGTACGAGGCCTCCTGTCGTTCGTGCCGTGGGGTGTGCGAGGGGTCTCACTCGACCTGATGCGCCGCGATCCCGAGTCGGTGAACGGCCTGATGGAGTTCATGGTCACCGCTCTGGTCGACGCCTGCAGCGACCTCGGTCTGCACCACATCTCGCTGAACTTCGCCATGTTCCGGGAGATCTTCAGCGACGCCGAGCGGGTCGGAGCCGGCCCCGTACTGCGGTTCACCAACGCGTTGCTGACGGGTGCTTCCAGGTTCTGGCAGCTGGAGAGTCTGTACCAGTCCAACGAGAAGTACCTGCCCCGCTGGTCGCCGAGGCTGATCTGCTACTCCCGCAGCGCCTCGCTCGCGAGGGTGCTGCTCGCCGCCGGGACCGCGGAGGGCTTCCTGCCCGCACCACGCCCGTGGACCCGGGTGGACACGACCGAGACCGCCGAGCGGCACGCGATCATGGCTGCCGACGGCGGCCAGTTCACCGCGGCCGTACGGGCCCAGGAAGAGGACCTGCTCCGGCCGGCACTGCCGGACCGGCGACTGACCGAGCAGGAGCAGATCCGGCGGACCAAGCTCGCCGAACTCGTTGCTGCCGGCATCGAACCGTATCCTGTCTCGGTGCCCCGGACGGAAACCCTGGAACGGATCCAGGAGCTGCACCAGAACCTGCCGGCCGATCACCACACCGGCCATCAGGTCTCCGTCACCGGCCGGGTGAGCCGGCTGCGCAACCACGGCGGGCTGGCGTTCGCGCAACTGCAGGACGGGCTGGCCGATCTGCAGGTGATGCTGGCGGCGGATGCGTGCGGCGTCGAAGCGTTGGCGTTGTGGCGCAAGCTGGTCGACATCGGCGACCACGTCAGCGTCACCGGCGAAGTGGTGACGAGCCGGCGTGGCGAGTTGTCGGTCGCGGTGACCGGCTGGGTAATGGCCGCCAAGTGCCTGCATCCCTTGCCGGACAAGCGAAAGGGCTTCACCGATCCCGAGGCCCGGGTCCGGCAGCGCCATCTCGACCTGGTGATGAACCCGGACTCGCTGCGGATGATGCGGCACCGCAGTACCGCGGTACGGGCCCTGCGCAACGGATTCGAGACGCGCGGCTTCATCGAGGTGGAGACGCCGATGCTGCAGGCGGTGCACGGCGGCGCGAACGCCCGGCCGTTCATCACCCACATCAACGCTTACGACACCGAGCTGTTCCTGCGGATCGCGCCCGAGCTGTTCCTGAAGCGGCTGAGTGTCGGCGGGATGGGCAAGATCTTCGAGCTGAACCGGAACTTCCGCAACGAGGGCGCGGACGCGACCCACAACCCGGAGTTCACCTCGGTCGAGGCCTACCAGCCGTACGCCGACTACCACACGATGCGCGAGCTGACCCGGGAGCTGCTGATCGAGGCCGCCACCGCGGTGTTCGGCAAGCCCGTGGTCAAGCGCCCCGACGGCGAGCTCGACATCTCCGGCGAGTGGCCGGTGATCACCGTGCACGACGCGGTCAGCCACGCGACCGGCGTACAGATCGACTCCGGTACGCCGTGCGAACGGTTGCGTGAGCTGTGCGCGGAACACGGTGTCCATGTCGCGTTCGCGCTGTCGCCGGGCGAGCTGGTGCTCGAGCTGTACGACGAGCTGGTCGAGCCGAAAACCACGATGCCGACGTTCTACACGGACTTCCCGCTGGAGACGTCGCCGCTGACGCGGACGCACCGGTCCGACCCGCGGCTGGCCGAGCGCTGGGACCTGGTCGCCTTCGGCGCGGAGATCGGTACGGCGTACTCGGAGCTGGTGGATCCGGTCGAGCAACGCCGCCGGCTCACCGAACAGTCGCTGAAGGCGGCCGCCGGCGATCCGGAGGCGATGTCGCTCGACGAGGACTTCCTCAGCGCACTCGAGTACGCGATGCCTCCCACTGGAGGCCTCGGCATCGGCGTCGACCGGGTGATGATGATGCTCACCGGCCAGAACATCCGCGCCACCCTCGCCTTCCCCTTCGTCCGCCCCACACCGCGCCCCTAGTGTTCCGGCACGGGGCACTAGCAGTTGTCGGTCCCACCCCATAGGCTTTCCTTTCAAGGGGAAATCAGGGGACCTGGGGGGATTGTGAAGAAGTTTTCGGCTGTCATGATCGGGCTTGCCATGCTCGGTCTCGCGACCGGTTGCGGGACTTCGTCGAAGGACGACGCGAGCTCGAAGACGTTACAGACCACGTCGGCGCCTACCACGACGGGCAGTGAGCCGGTGGAGACGCCTACTCCGGTCGTCACGACGCCGGCCGGGCCGCTGACCGCGCCGGAGTACCAGAAGAGTTTGTCCGATCTGGACTACCGGCTCGCTCCGGCCATCAAGGCGCTCAGCGTCGCCAACAACGGCGACAACCTGGCCGATGCGATGACGGGTCTTTCGCAGTTGCTGGAGAGCGAGAAGTCAGAACTTGAGAGCGTGAAGCCACCGCCTGCTGCGGCCGCCGCGCACAAGGCTTTGCAAGCGCGTCTCCAGGTTGCCAGCGACGACCTGTCGGGGACGGAGAACGACGAGGCTGTCAGCAACGCCAAGTGCGGCGGCGTCGTCTACACCTCGCAGAACATGCAGCGGAAGCTGACGGCAGATCTCGCGAGTGCTGTCGCCGGGCTGAAGAAGGCCGGGATCCGCTTCGGCAGTACCCTGCCGAACCTTGGCCCCGAGCCGGCTGACCAGCGGCCGTCGAACGGCGACATCATCGTCCGCTCCGGCTCACGCGGCTCCGGCCGGCTACAGGTCGAGAACGGTACCGACAAGGACGTCGCGATCTCGGTCGTCACCGACGGGCAGCCCCCGGGCAAACCGCACGTGATGATGTTCGTGCAGGCCAAGAAGACCGCGACGATCAGCCGGATCGGCGGGAAGTACCACATCTACTACAAGACCGGCAGCGACTGGAACGCCAAGCGCCGCCAGTTCAGCTCCAACTGCAGCTTCTCGAAGTTCGACCAGGGCTTCGGCAAGAACGAGGGCTGGAAGATCGGCCTGAAGCCAAGCCTCCTGGGCAACGCCTCCACCACCGACGTCGACGCCTTCTGACTACGCGTCGTCGGGCATCAACCGAAAGGCTGGGTGCGAGGTGAGTGGGCGAATCGCCCGGAAGGCACGCCTGTCCAGCGTGAGTAGTGCATCGGTCCGGTAGTCGGCAGCCAACGCGACGTTGACAGCATCAGCAAGGTCAAGATCCAGGTCGGCATAGCGATCGCGCACCGCCATGGCCGTCTCGAGGATCTCGGTCGTGACATCAGGGACCTGGAATCGCATCCGCCGCACCTGCGTGAGCAAGGCATTGAGGACAACACCACGGGCGGTTCCACCCAGGCGCGCGCCGGCCAAGTGGTCGACCTCTGCAAGGACCAGCGGCGACAGGATGACCGTGCCCGCTTCCTGCAGTAGCTTCCGGCAACTGTCCGCCTCCGGTGCGTTCCGATCGAACGCGGCGATGATGCCGGAGGTGTCTGCGACCAGGATCACCGCGGTTCGGTCCGACGTGCGATCTCGGAGCGGACTTCATCCTTGGTGACAGGCACACCGCTTCCATCGAAGCTCGGCCAGTCCAAGGGTTCGTCCCACACCCGGTTGGCCATCGCGGCGAGGTGGATCCCCTCCCGGATGATCTCCGCTTCCGGGATACCGCGCCGGGCAGCCGCCTCCTTGATCAACGCGAGGTCCTCAGGGTCGGCGTACACGTTCGTCCGCTTCATCGACATGTACCAACGCTAACACATGTACCACTGAACTCTAGGCGAGGGAACATGCTCACGATCCAGTACGCCCGCCGGCATCCAGACATGCGGATCAACGTCGTCGATCCCGGCTACACCGCGACCGATTTCAACGGCCACAGCGGCGACCAGACCATCGAACAGGGCGCCGAGATCATCATCCGGCTGGCCTCGATCCCCAAGGACGGCCCCACCGCCCAGTACCTGAGCCTCACCGGAACTGTCCCCTGGTGAAACGCGCTGTTCGAGGTTGCTGCGATGACGGTTTGCTCCTGCGCGGACTCGGGGCGACCAGCCGGGTGTGGGACGGCTGGCGCTCCCTGTACGGCGACGCCTCGCCCCGGTCACGCCGCGGCAGCGCACCTCTCGGTGTACACGTTCTCCTCCATGGCAGCCGCCGTCGCCGCGGATCTACCAGTACGACCTGGCCTCACTTCGCCGTCGGCGCCTCACCTACCGCCCCCAGTACGGCGTCTTGTGCACCGGCTGAGCGTTCCGCCGCCAGAAAACGCTCACCGGATGCACAGAGGCCGGCAGCCGACGCCGGCGCACCGCGCCCTTGTGCACGGCCTGAGCACGCGACCGGCCAAGAACACTCGGCCGGTGCACAAAGCCCCCTGTTTCGCGGTGTGCCAGGTGCTACCGGTTGAAAGCTGCTAAGCCTGCTCGCCGAGGGCGGGTCTGGCTCGTCCGCTGCCGGGTCCTTCGTCCGCTGCCGGACTTATAACGCGCTATCGGCCGAACATCGCATCAGCGGACCCGATCCCTGGCCCACCCGCACCCCGGGGAACCAGGTGGCGGCGAACCATGGTGGGCAGCACCAACCAGCGCCCGACGGAGCTGCGTGGGGATCTCAGCACTCGATTACGTTGACGGCTAGGCCGCCGCGGGAGGTCTCCTTGTATTTGATCTTCATGTCGGCGCCGGTTTCGCGCATGGTCTTGATCACCTTGTCGAGGGTGACGACATGGACGCCGTCGCCGTGCATCGCCATCCGGGCCGCGTTGATCGCCTTCACGGCCGCCATCGCGTTGCGTTCGATGCAGGGGATCTGGACCAGCCCGCCGACCGGGTCGCAGGTCAGGCCGAGGTTGTGCTCCATCGCGATCTCGGCCGCGTTCTCCACCTGCTCGGGACTGCCACCCAGTACTTCGCAGAGCCCGGCCGCCGCCATCGAGCAGGCAGACCCGACCTCACCCTGACACCCGACCTCAGCACCCGAGATCGACGCATTCTCCTTGTACAGAACGCCGATCGCAGCAGCGGTAAGCAGGAACCGGACAACCCCGTCATCAGTTGCCCCAGGCACGAATCGCCGGTAGTAGTGCAGTACGGCGGGAATGATGCCCGCAGCACCATTCGTCGGCGCCGTCACGATCCGCCCGCCGGACGCGTTCTGCTCGTTGACCGCGAGCGCGAACAGGTTGACCCAGTCCATCACCTTGAGCGGATCCACCGACCACGGATCACGCGTGAGCTTGCCGTGCAGCAGATGCGCCCGGCGCGGCACCTTCAGCCCACCCGGCAGGATCCCCTCGGTCTCGCAGCCCTCCTGCACGCAGTCCTGCATCACCTGCCAGATATGCAGCAACCCCGAACGGATCTCGGGCTCGGTCCGCCACGCCAGCTCGTTCGTCAGCATCACTTCGCTGATCGGCAGCTGCGACTCGCGGCAGCGGTCGAGCAACTCCGCCCCGCTGAGGAACGGGTACTTCAGCGGCGTCCGGTCCAGCACGATCCGGTCGCCGGCCGCGGCGTCCTCGTCGACGACGAACCCACCGCCGACCGAGTAGTAGGTGCGCTCACGCAGTACGGCGCCGTCGGCGGACCGGGCGACGAAGGTCATCCCGTTCGGGTGGTACGGCAGCGCCTTGCGCCGGTGCATCACCAGCTGGGTATCCGGGTCGAAGTCGATCTCGTGCTCGCCGACCAGCCGGAGCCGGCGCGCGGCCAAGATCCCCTTGACCCGCTCGTCGACGGACTTGGTGTCGACCGTCTCGGGATCTTCCCCCTCGAGCCCGAGCAGGACCGCCTTGTTGCTGCCGTGCCCGTGCCCGGTCGCGCCGAGTGAGCCGAACAGCTGCGACTCGACGGCCGTCGTACGGGTGAGCAGGCCGTCGGCGGCGAGGCCGAGAGCGAAGGTCCGGGCGGCTCGCATCGGTCCCACCGTGTGGGAACTCGACGGGCCGATCCCGATACTGAACAGATCGAAGACACTGATCGCCATGTGGAGGAATCCTTCCGGTCATCGTCGACCGTTTGGTTTGCCTCCCCGCTCTGTCAGACCTGACGTCTTCCAGAGGTGCCTCGCCCGTGCGGTGAAGGTGCCTGAGAGATTCTTGGGGAGAGTTGCTCCTACGGCGCCCGGGTCGTGCCCGGGTCTCTCCCGCACGGGTTCATGCGGCTGTGCGGTTGTTTTGTCGGACGCCGTGACCGTACGGCGCTCCGACAGCAGCCGTCAATCCAGCGATGGACCCGCTTCCCCCGAGCGATGGATCCGCGGCACCCCCGGGCACCCGGAGGCTGGTGCCATGACAACGATCGCCCGTACTGCGAACGCCACGTCGGCGCCCGGCTGGATGGCCTGGGCGCCGCGGCTCGCGCTGGGCTGGGCCGTCGCCTACGGCGCGATACGAGTGTGGTTCGCCACTGGCCACGCTCCCAACTGGATCCTCCCCAGCGACCTGCTGATCCCCGGCTGGGCATCGGTCGCGGGCCTGCCTGGCAAGCGCCGCCCTAGCAAGCGCCGCTCTGACCGGCGCGATCGACCATCGAGGGCGCTCGAAGGTACTGATCGCCACCACCTGGGCCGCAGCGGCTGGATGGGTCGCCGCCTGTGCCCTGTCCCTCCTGGACTTCGTCGGCGCGATCCTGCCCGGCCTCGGACTCCCCTTCGATCTCCCAGCACTGCTGAGCAGAGCAGGCGGTCTCACCGGCGCCCTCCTCCTCGGCGCCACCGCCCTGGCCCGCCAACGCCAACTGGACCCAAGCTGCCTGCAGTGCACCGGCACCGGCAGCCGCACCTTGCCGGCCAAGTGGGCAACCCTCGGTGCCTGGCTGGCAGTAGCCGGCTGCCTCGGACGCTTGGCCGCCCAGGCGGCTATCGGGTTCGA
It encodes:
- a CDS encoding helix-turn-helix transcriptional regulator translates to MQTHSPGVVGRDGEIDQLDHLLAEARAGRGAAVFLVGEPGIGKSRLAAVATTLALDQGMATLRGRVGAIGTMVPFRPFTEALLSLIRRGEMPDPERLGLYRRVLGRLVPDWGDGDVPEGGISAVVLGEAILRLLQLVGRDRGCLLVLEDLHGSDPETLAVIEYLLDNLQDQPIAVVATLRPDRTPAAELAQLAAQRGTAALVELRPLDRENVRELAAGCLEVPSTGVPDRLAERLWTDSAGVPFIVEELLQEASRSGQLVSATDGTVQVVDDFRMTVPAAVVRSISSRTDQLGPQSREILVLAAVIGHRFPLSVVRHASGVDERQLLATLRAGLAAQLVGPDEPVPDWYAFRHPLTAEALLAGLNPTERAGLARRCADAIEELHAGLPGEWCPMVAELARVGGDVARAGRLFALTGRRSFDEGSMASAVNLLDRANTLLAEDPDIAYRAEVLGSLLLALGETGQFEHPAVTAAAIEDLANRNLDSRKVAALHVRLAGVEHFAGRWSSASTHVAVARSLLGPDADDSDLAPLDAMAAALELAKTSPGRLKSAAQLATRAAEAAERAKLPAVAVEAWQLLGILSREHDLDQSIGYFRRARQVAAEHNMAVQQNLSHIFQAGTMCLADGDVTELEHARQQALRIGAIPSAYEVDGALGQQAILRSEYEKAAEMIEACLTVTKRLKLTRGAPYVLVTKAVLAGHQGRRTEMEAILSELATWGERASHELPLSYGLARTFCALLEENRELAESDMAQALAYDAQNPTTFHMAGKNGLGLLLGVLAGRNGWPHFEAVSATAGSRMRWNRQFVQWAHAVLLGRDGRPEEADAKAAEAMETSSLYPMARHLGLRMVAEPAHADGWGEPVAWLRQAEDYFHIANVQPVASACRSLMRQLGATVSQRRTGTDQVPANLRQLGITTREYEVCRLLVDRIGNKSIASRLHISPRTVEKHVASLMTKTQQPDREALSSFARTVLQD
- a CDS encoding ROK family transcriptional regulator, coding for MAGKGSDMGKGTVGGGGTTMLRRINVAAVLDAVRRSAPAPLRVAELVERTGLARPTVAQAVDELLDNGWLQQHGPDSADRSLGRPAIRVSLRGRAAPVLGLDVGPHRVTVGVSDLAGRKLSLVRRSGPGWTAQELLGVISEVITEALAEAEVPAEDIAAAVAASPGIVDEHTGRVQLVPSVPGWSAVDLTKHVRSLLDCPVMLDNDANLAALAIAAARGGTGTLLAIQWGERLGAGIVIDGRLHRGTGAAGEIGFIATAPDDVINPEDSRGPLERAVGSEAIAELGRQAALANPDSRLAELGRDQLDTADVFAAAAERDPVAQAVVQQVARDFARALAPAVLVLDPTAVVIGGGVARAGAVLLDAISDQLRLLTLNHPKLELSALAEDAVVTGAMRMALDEVWQRKLPTPALTTPA
- a CDS encoding alpha/beta fold hydrolase, producing MSTPWIVLPGLAETPEEFDRVLGLLPGRDIRVLDPWQTPVASSVDELRAATKAGTPVRLAGHSIGGLAVLRWALTHPGEIERLVLIDTSLTSETGWSWLYPGTPADRMIRSFLTSVGRTGLPRLIGPSLRRLLVWVGSATNRDLLSKATARARYGAANSWLLFWDDLANSWTLAAEVEALLQSLPSNLPPTVVLVATGGSSRFTAKSWLAGQRKLAAKLNTIGIEVLSDSAHLVHLDRPDAIANALSD
- a CDS encoding DUF998 domain-containing protein — its product is MNRYATLARMMAVPARLQYRLMRDVMVGAGVLYCSLLLEVAAGFPLNIHYSFLSELGAKDQSTGPYARAMDLGSGVLLVLAAILGRPAIRIHRDVGGLLVSAAVFGVGTMSDAVFPMDCAPSLSQACRDAEANGQTGAALILHETTSTLAGVGSVAMGIFAVLVLRRLGWGGVPAKAIAVLAGGVAVTQAWLGIETGVEVLTGNDLHPPGILQRVSVLLVCLLMATLLPGLRQAFIK